A window of the Cucurbita pepo subsp. pepo cultivar mu-cu-16 chromosome LG01, ASM280686v2, whole genome shotgun sequence genome harbors these coding sequences:
- the LOC111800958 gene encoding LOW QUALITY PROTEIN: calmodulin-binding transcription activator 4-like (The sequence of the model RefSeq protein was modified relative to this genomic sequence to represent the inferred CDS: deleted 1 base in 1 codon): MMNDGYDVSDLYREAQTRWLKPPEVLFILQNHEKYQLTEEAPKQPTSGSLFLFNKRVLRFFRRDGHNWRKKRDGRTVGEAHERLKVGNAEALNCYYAHGEHNPNFQRRSYWMLDQSCDHIVLVHYRDISEGRPGVESVPQLSPASASSSGSYPSQNHASEYLHSLSPGSVEVSSETGNRTIGSNGVDRQYEISELKSSNDREVSQALRRIEEQLSLNEDSLKDIGPYYGHEEGSNFNLIDYYEMSIEDQFSVLQHPENAVHDNSYTSFEMQDASGKHNRYDMAHEFIFGGEGTRPWGDALDSSKTTVLESQDRHSLLWNENENPSSSSTVDHEHRNWLDSGGKTFPMLGSCTSPEYASPLDTHDDNSNYHISFLKQDHGNSFEVDTSLIVAQVQKFTIRQIVPEQGYATESTKVIIIGSFLCDPSKAPWACMFGDIEVPLQVVQNGVLCFEAPPHLPGKVAFFITSGNREPCSEVREFEYKMNVCSHCQSHSSGATKSPEELLLLVRLVQLLLSDSLMQKFDEVDSEVRSNNLKAGDDQWSSLIEALLVGSETPSGTMDWLLQELLKDKLYLWLSSQKKDRHDLAGCSLSKKEQGVIHMISGLGYVWALNPILSCGVNINFRDINGWTALHWAARFGREKTVAALIASGASAGAVTDPSSQDRDGKTAASIADIHGHKGLAGYLSEVALTSHLSSLTFEEGELSNGSAEIEAEITVNCISKGNLSSAEDCIPMKNTLAAVRNAAQAAARIQSAFRAHSFRKRQQKEATFAACIDEYGIDPNDIQGLLAMSKLNFSNRRDYNAAALSIQKKYRGWKGRREFLSMRQKVVKIQAHVRGYQARKHHKIICWAVGILDKAVLRWRRKGVGLRGFRSEIGSIDESEDGDIIKVFRKQKVEGTIDEAVSRVLSMVDSPDARQQYHRMLEGFREAKAKLDGTGNESAESTRLSDVSEMEDCNQYPKFV; encoded by the exons ATGATGAACGACG GATATGATGTTAGTGACCTTTATCGAGAAGCACAAACACGTTGGCTGAAGCCTCCTGAGGTGCTCTTTATCTTACAGAATCATGAGAAATATCAGCTGACTGAGGAGGCCCCTAAACAGCCAACTA GTGGttccttgtttctttttaacaaGAGAGTACTCCGTTTCTTCCGTAGAGATGGTCATAACTGGAGGAAAAAAAGGGACGGAAGAACTGTTGGAGAAGCACACGAACGACTTAAG GTTGGAAATGCTGAAGCGTTAAATTGCTATTATGCACATGGAGAGCACAATCCCAATTTCCAGAGACGTAGCTATTGGATGCTGGATCA GTCGTGTGACCACATTGTTCTTGTACACTACAGAGATATTAGTGAG GGAAGGCCTGGGGTGGAAAGTGTTCCACAATTATCTCCAGCATCGGCTTCTAGTTCTGGTTCCTATCCGTCCCAAAATCATGCTTCGGAATATCTACATTCATTGAGCCCAGGGTCTGTTGAAGTTAGTTCTGAAACTGGCAACCGTACTATTGGGTCAAATGGCGTGGATAGGCAGTATGAAATATCAGAACTAAAGAGTTCAAACGATCGTGAGGTTTCTCAAGCTTTGAGAAGGATAGAGGAGCAATTAAGTTTGAATGAAGACAGCTTGAAAGACATTGGTCCGTATTATGGTCACGAGGAAGGTTCAAATTTTAACCTTATAGACTACTATGAGATGTCCATTGAGGATCAGTTTTCAGTACTTCAGCATCCAGAGAATGCTGTCCATGATAATAGTTATACGTCATTTGAGATGCAAG ATGCTAGTGGTAAACATAACCGTTATGATATGGCACATGAGTTTATATTTGGTGGTGAAGGAACTCGACCATGGGGTGATGCACTTGATTCAAGTAAGACAACCGTTCTTGAGTCTCAAGATAGGCATTCTCTCCTATGGAATGAAAAT GAAAatccatcatcatcttcaaccGTAGACCATGAGCATCGCAACTGGCTGGACAGCGGAGGAAAAA CTTTTCCTATGCTAGGAAGCTGCACATCTCCAGAATATGCTTCACCACTAGACACTCATGATGATAATTCCAACTACCACATATCATTCCTTAAACAAGACCATGGAAATTCTTTTGAAGTTGATACCAGTTTAATTGTTGCACAAGTGCAGAAATTTACAATCCGCCAAATAGTACCTGAACAGGGTTATGCCACTGAGAGTACCAAG GTCATCATTATTGGatcttttctttgtgatcCTTCAAAAGCACCATGGGCTTGTATGTTTGGAGATATCGAAGTTCCTCTTCAGGTTGTTCAGAATGGGGTGCTTTGTTTTGAAGCGCCTCCACACCTTCCTGGGAAGGTTGCTTTCTTCATTACATCTGGCAATCGGGAACCCTGCAGTGAAGTCAGAGAGTTCGAATATAAAATGAATGTTTGCAGCCATTGCCAATCACATTCAAGTGGAGCTACGAAGAGCCCAGAGGAGCTGTTATTACTTGTCAGGCTTGTGCAATTGCTGCTCTCTGACTCATTAATGCAGAAATTTGACGAGGTAGATTCTGAAGTTAGAAGCAATAATTTGAAAGCTGGCGACGATCAATGGAGTTCTTTGATAGAGGCTCTTCTAGTTGGTAGTGAAACTCCTTCTGGTACCATGGATTGGCTACTTCAAGAATTACTAAAAGACAAGTTGTATCTCTGGCTTTCTTCGCAGAAGAAAGATAGACACGATCTGGCAGGCTGTTCCTTGTCTAAGAAAGAACAAGGTGTTATACACATGATTTCCGGTTTGGGCTATGTGTGGGCACTAAACCCGATTCTCAGCTGTGgagtaaatataaatttcCGTGACATTAATGGATGGACTGCTCTACATTGGGCAGCACGATTTGGAAG GGAAAAAACGGTCGCTGCATTAATAGCCTCAGGAGCATCAGCTGGCGCTGTGACTGATCCTAGTTCACAAGACCGAGATGGTAAAACTGCAGCGTCTATTGCAGACATCCATGGACACAAGGGACTTGCTGGTTATTTATCGGAGGTTGCCCTTACTAGTCATCTTTCATCCCTCACATTTGAAGAAGGTGAACTTTCCAATGGCTCTGCGGAGATAGAAGCAGAAATAACTGTAAATTGCATTTCAAAGGGGAACCTCTCTTCAGCTGAGGACTGTATCCCTATGAAAAATACGTTAGCTGCAGTCAGGAATGCTGCTCAGGCAGCGGCCCGTATTCAATCTGCTTTCCGTGCTCATTCTTTCAGAAAGCGACAGCAGAAGGAGGCAACTTTTGCAGCTTGTATAGATGAGTATGGAATTGATCCAAATGACATACAGGGGCTCTTAGCTATGTCAAAATTGAACTTTTCTAATCGGCGTGATTACAATGCTGCTGCATTAtctatacaaaaaaaatatagaggTTGGAAAGGTCGTAGAGAGTTTTTATCAATGCGTCAGAAAGTCGTGAAGATACAG GCACATGTGAGGGGGTATCAAGCTAGGAAGCATCACAAGATAATTTGTTGGGCTGTTGGGATTCTGGATAAAGCTGTATTACGCTGGAGAAGGAAAGGAGTTGGGTTGAGAGGGTTTCGTAGCGAGATAGGGTCCATTGATGAAAGTGAAGATGGCGATATTATAAAGGTGTTCCGCAAACAAAAAGTGGAAGGAACTATTGATGAGGCTGTTTCACGAGTGCTATCCATGGTTGACTCTCCAGATGCTCGTCAGCAATATCATCGTATGCTTGAAGGATTTCGAGAAGCCAAG GCAAAACTAGATGGCACCGGTAATGAATCCGCAGAATCGACTCGTCTCAGCGAT GTTTCTGAAATGGAAGATTGTAATCAATATCCTAAGTTTGTATAG
- the LOC111778992 gene encoding uncharacterized protein LOC111778992 codes for MADWGPVFVAVILFVLLTPGLLFQLPGNRRCLEFGNFHTSAAAIIVHSVLYFGLICVFLLAIKVHLYIGS; via the coding sequence ATGGCTGATTGGGGGCCGGTTTTTGTAGCTGTGATTCTGTTTGTTTTGCTAACTCCAGGTCTGCTGTTTCAGCTTCCTGGCAACCGCAGGTGCTTGGAGTTCGGCAACTTTCACACCAGTGCTGCTGCTATCATCGTTCATTCAGTTCTCTACTTCGGTCTCATTTGCGTTTTCTTGCTTGCCATCAAGGTTCATCTCTATATTGGTTCCTAA
- the LOC111800944 gene encoding histidine kinase 3-like, with protein MNWFINGGGMEAKTGLLGGGGKIWLQLWEKVIGNCFKMHHQYYQYIGSKKVRKTWWRRVLVAWVLSSALASLWIFHYMSSQATEKRKEALGSMCDERARMLQDQFNVSMNHIQAMSILISTFHHGKNVSAIDQRTFARYTERTAFERPLTSGVAYAVRVLHSEREHFEKQQGWTIKRMDKIEQSPVHEDDYAPEDLEPSPTQDEYAPVIFAQDTISHVVSLDMLSGVEDRKNVIRARASGKGVLTAPFRLIKTNRLGVILTFAVYKRDLPSNATPNERIQATDGYLGGVFDIESLVEKLLQQLASNQTILVNVYDTTNQSHPISMYGEDVSQDGLQHVSPLNFGDPDRKHEMRCRFKQKQAWPWLAMTTSIGILIIALLLGYIFHATLNRIAKVEDDYHEMMELKKRAEDADVAKSQFLATVSHEIRTPMNGVLGMLHLLMDTDLDVTQQDYVKTAQDSGKALVSLINEVLDQAKIESGKLELEAIPFNLRAILDDILSLFSGKSQEKGLELAVYISDSVPAMLIGDPGRFRQIITNLIGNSIKFTEKGHIFVTVNLVEEVIESIDLEIESSTNSTLSGYPIANRRLSWAGFQTFSEEGPAACHFMPSPPELINLMVSVEDTGVGIPLEAQSCVFTPFMQVRPSISRTHGGTGIGLSISKCLVGLMKGEIGFVSVPKIGSTFTFTAVFTKCSSNSSEYNKTQQIKNISIPTSSEFKGMRALIVDHRPIRAKVSRYHIQRLGINVEVLSDLNQCLCSSTISGSTINMIFVEQDLWDKDTSTSDLFIKNLRNSYGVPPKLFLLTSSISSSKASTTVSDVFTPTVILKPLRSGMLAASLHRVMGVGIKGNPRNGELPVLSLRNLLLGRKILVIDDNKVNRIVAAGALQRYGADVVCENSGREAIRLLTPPHHFDACFMDIQMPEMDGFEATRRIREIELQIKNGIQAGELSIEAYENKCDWGVPILAMTADVIQATHEECLKGGMNGYVSKPFEVERLYREVSQCFRRTSNGTL; from the exons ATGAACTGGTTCATTAATGGTGGAGGTATGGAAGCTAAGACTGGTTTGCTTGGTGGGGGTGGGAAGATATGGCTCCAATTGTGGGAGAAGGTCATTGGGAACTGTTTCAAGATGCATCACCAGTACTACCAGTATATTGGATCCAAGAAAGTGAGAAAAACATGGTGGAGGAGGGTTTTGGTGGCCTGGGTTCTTAGCTCTGCTCTTGCTTCTTTATGGATCTTCCACTACATGAGCTCCCAAGCTACAGAAAAGAGGAAAGAGGCCTTGGGAAGCATGTGTGATGAGAGGGCTAGGATGCTTCAAGACCAGTTTAATGTCAGCATGAATCATATCCAGGCAATGTCTATCCTCATCTCCACCTTCCATCATGGCAAGAACGTATCTGCTATAGATCAG AGGACCTTTGCGAGGTACACAGAAAGAACTGCTTTTGAGAGGCCTCTTACCAGTGGTGTGGCGTATGCAGTAAGGGTGCTTCATTCTGAAAGAGAACATTTTGAGAAGCAACAGGGCTGGACAATTAAAAGGATGGACAAAATCGAACAAAGCCCAGTTCACGAAGATGACTATGCTCCAGAAGACCTGGAGCCATCACCCACCCAAGACGAATATGCTCCTGTAATCTTCGCACAGGATACAATTTCTCATGTCGTTTCTCTCGATATGCTGTCGGGAGTG GAAGACCGTAAGAATGTAATTCGTGCTAGAGCGTCAGGAAAGGGAGTCTTAACTGCTCCATTCAGGTTGATCAAAACAAATCGTCTAGGCGTCATACTTACATTTGCGGTCTACAAGAGAGATCTTCCCTCAAATGCCACTCCAAATGAGAGGATTCAAGCTACAGATGG GTATCTTGGGGGAGTTTTTGATATCGAGTCGCTGGTGGAGAAGTTACTTCAACAGCTTGCAAGCAACCAAACCATCTTAgttaatgtttatgataccACTAACCAATCACATCCGATCAGTATGTATGGTGAAGATGTATCACAAGATGGGTTGCAGCATGTTAGTCCCCTCAACTTTGGGGATCCAGATAGGAAGCATGAGATGCGATGCAG attcaaacaaaaacaagcttGGCCATGGTTAGCAATGACAACTTCAATTGGCATACTTATTATTGCATTGCTTTTGGGGTATATATTCCATGCAACCTTGAACCGAATTGCTAAAGTGGAGGATGATTATCATGAGATGATGGAACTCAAGAAACGGGCAGAAGATGCTGATGTTGCCAAATCCCAG TTTCTTGCAACTGTTTCCCATGAGATCAGAACCCCAATGAATGGTGTTCTAG GAATGTTGCATTTGCTAATGGACACAGACTTGGATGTGACTCAACAAGATTATGTTAAAACTGCACAAGATAGTGGAAAAGCTTTGGTATCATTGATAAACGAGGTTTTGGATCAGGCAAAAATTGAATCTGGAAAGCTTGAGCTTGAAGCAATACCATTTAATCTCCGAGCAATTTTGGATGATATTTTATCGCTCTTTTCTGGGAAATCTCAAGAAAAAGGACTGGAG CTGGCAGTTTACATCTCAGATAGTGTTCCTGCGATGCTTATTGGTGATCCTGGAAGGTTTAGGCAAATTATCACTAATCTCATAGGAAACTCAATCAAG TTTACAGAGAAAGGACACATCTTTGTCACTGTTAATCTCGTCGAGGAGGTTATTGAATCGATTGATCTCGAGATCGAGTCATCAACAAATAGCACCTTGAGTGGCTATCCTATTGCCAATAGACGTCTCAGCTGGGCAGGATTTCAAACGTTCAGTGAAGAGGGACCCGCTGCTTGTCATTTCATGCCATCTCCACCAGAGCTTATTAACCTCATGGTATCTGTGGAAGATACAGGCGTTGGTATTCCTCTGGAAGCCCAATCATGCGTTTTCACTCCCTTCATGCAGGTTCGACCATCCATCTCTAGAACGCATGGGGGAACGGGTATTGGGCTGAGTATTAGCAAATGTTTGGTTGGCCTCATGAAGGGGGAGATTGGTTTTGTGAGTGTACCTAAGATTGGCTCTACCTTCACATTCACGGCGGTATTCACAAAATGCTCTTCCAATTCAAGTGAATATaacaaaacccaacaaattaAGAACATTTCCATCCCAACATCCTCTGAATTTAAGGGTATGAGGGCACTAATTGTGGACCATCGACCTATTCGGGCCAAAGTATCAAGATATCATATTCAACGCCTTGGAATAAATGTTGAAGTCTTATCTGACTTGAATCAATGTCTGTGTTCCTCGACTATTAGTGGTTCAACTATCAATATGATTTTTGTTGAGCAAGATCTTTGGGATAAGGACACGAGCACATCTGATCTCTTTATCAAGAACTTGAGAAATTCTTATGGGGTTCCTCCCAAACTATTTCTTCTTACTTCCTCCATTAGTTCTTCAAAAGCTAGCACTACAGTTTCTGATGTATTCACTCCCACAGTCATCTTAAAGCCCTTGAGGTCAGGCATGCTCGCTGCCTCTCTTCACAGAGTCATGGGTGTAGGGATCAAGGGTAATCCTCGCAATGGAGAGCTTCCTGTACTCTCACTCCGTAATTTACTTCTTGGTCGAAAAATTCTGGTAATAGATGACAATAAGGTAAATCGTATTGTCGCTGCTGGTGCTCTACAGCGGTATGGAGCGGATGTCGTATGTGAAAACAGTGGAAGAGAAGCAATCCGACTGCTTACGCCACCCCACCATTTTGATGCATGCTTCATGGATATTCAGATGCCAGAAATGGACGG CTTTGAAGCTACAAGAAGAATTCGGGAAATCgaacttcaaataaaaaatggtatCCAAGCTGGAGAACTATCAATAGAAGCATACGAAAATAAATGTGATTGGGGTGTACCCATCTTGGCCATGACTGCAGACGTAATCCAGGCTACACATGAGGAATGCCTAAAGGGGGGGATGAATGGGTATGTTTCGAAACCATTTGAAGTTGAACGGCTTTACCGAGAAGTCTCTCAATGTTTCCGCAGAACCTCAAATGGAACTTTGTAG
- the LOC111791181 gene encoding uncharacterized protein LOC111791181, translating to MTMSRPQQDPQSGFLHEISSLLLKILRSPPPLVPFADHVLELSSAISSSSITFPSSQMSPAGFAALLLGISLALMLCGSVTFFLGFMLMPWILVFVMIFYMVGIVSSVSMLGRSILCCFTAPTPRKDFHAWEQM from the exons ATGACGATGAGTAGGCCTCAACAAGATCCCCAATCTGGATTTTTGCATGAGATTTCGTCTCTGCTTTTGAAAATTCTCCGATCGCCGCCCCCGCTGGTGCCATTTGCAGATCATGTGCTGGAATTATCTTCCGCTATTTCGTCTTCCTCGATAACTTTTCCTTCGTCCCAGATGTCACCGGCTGGATTCGCGGCGCTGCTTTTGGGGATTTCGCTGGCTTTGATGCTCTGTGGATCGGTTACCTTCTTCCTTGGCTTCATGTTGATGCCCTGGATTCTCGTTTTCGTTATGATTTTCTACATGGTTGGGATAGTTTCTAGCGTCTCTATGTTGGGACGCTCTATACTTTGTTGTTTCACAGCTCCAACACCCCGGAAAGATTTTCATG CTTGGGAACAAATGTAA
- the LOC111801878 gene encoding uncharacterized protein LOC111801878 yields MDDRCDSRIDSDPFLSSPGSKTKNLGGKRSSSNFEEQCETDLKRIKLRDSGSMCGSQAMSVLQENCSKTYEASDECQMVEEEGFLAVDVPKKLDVNASPAKMAEETNVFVGAVSPTLRPLDLNTEVCVAKSSGSDNIDLVDISRKQHELRSNKGSRVAARGIDLDLNVEDVSSSINLEIVHPLKNCNRLKSQDSSECASSTGPLGEKDPLRIWKEMKQNGFLSASHVSIPALKQCGRRSKNDAHKKKMEIAKREKKLELAKKEQIDRFTKIAAPSGLLTELNPGIINHVRNRKQVHSIIEAIVRSEKQENERLANKLLSEKRHVSKAGAKRDLENTNDPEVNVFGSSQVYGPSNNFSASRQKRVCSLTRSLITEPEGVDHGQIMLDRAIGKNYTSQSNTTKDKENLALEPSSSHAVSENACPVSNDEEENLTCISSLSLKAATVASQWLDLMHQDIKGRLSALRRSKKRVRAVISTELPFLISKEFPSNEENDPYVAKNSLEETSVVSSADLHQARWTKLFDQMDKALAEEEKQLECWLNQVKEMQMHCDQGLTHAQSSAAFGSPQLGETQNDSRTKKMNNTERALAVGAAAASIYSTCNFLFSENVSCF; encoded by the exons ATGGATGATCGGTGCGATTCCAGAATCGATTCAGACCCCTTTTTGTCCTCGCCCGGATCGAAAACTAAG aatttaggCGGGAAGAGAAGTAGCAGTAATTTTGAAGAACAGTGTGAGACTGATCTTAAGAGGATAAAATTGCGAGATTCTGGATCCATGTGTGGTTCTCAAG CGATGAGTGTTCTTCAGGAGAATTGTTCGAAAACATATGAAGCTAGTGACGAATGTCAGATGGTTGAAGAAGAGGGGTTCCTAGCAGTTGATGTGCCTAAGAAATTGGATGTTAATGCTTCTCCAGCCAAAATGGCTGAGGAGACTAACGTGTTCGTGGGAGCTGTTAGCCCTACCCTTAGACCACTGGATCTTAATACTGAAGTTTGTGTTGCTAAAAGTTCAGGTTCCGATAACATCGATTTGGTGGACATTTCTAGAAAACAACATGAGCTCAGGAGCAACAAAGGCTCACGTGTAGCTGCAAGAGGCATTGATTTAGATCTCAATGTAGAAGATGTTTCTAGCTCTATAAACCTGGAAATCGTTCACCCTCTCAAGAACTGCAATAGGTTGAAGTCACAGGATTCCTCCGAATGTGCTAGCTCTACGGGTCCATTGGGAGAGAAGGATCCATTAAGAATTTGGAAGGAGATGAAGCAAAATGGATTTCTTTCGGCATCTCATGTAAGCATACCGGCACTAAAGCAATGTGGGAGGAGAAGCAAAAACGATgctcataaaaaaaagatggaaattgcaaaaagagagaagaagttggAGCTTGCTAAGAAAGAGCAGATCGATCGGTTCACCAAGATTGCTGCTCCAAGTGGTTTGCTTACTGAACTGAATCCCGGGATTATAAACCATGtaagaaatagaaaacagGTCCATTCGATTATTGAGGCAATTGTAAGGtctgaaaaacaagaaaacgaACGCCTAGCTAATAAGCTTCTATCGGAAAAAAGACATGTCTCCAAGGCAGGAGCCAAAAGGGATCTTGAAAACACCAATGATCCAGAGGTAAATGTATTTGGCTCTTCTCAAGTATACGGCCCgtcaaataatttttctgcCAGTAGGCAAAAAAGAGTATGCTCCTTGACAAGATCGTTGATAACGGAGCCTGAAGGTGTGGACCATGGACAAATTATGTTAGATCGAGCCATCGGCAAGAACTATACTTCACAATCGAATACTACAAAAGACAAGGAAAATCTTGCACTTGAGCCATCATCATCACATGCTGTGTCTGAGAATGCTTGTCCAGTGTctaatgatgaagaagaaaatttgacatgtatttcatctctttctcttaAAG CTGCTACTGTTGCTTCTCAATGGTTGGATTTAATGCATCAGGACATCAAAGGGCGTCTTTCGG CTCTACGACGGAGTAAAAAAAGGGTTCGAGCAGTTATTTCTACAGAGTTGCCATTTCTAATATCTAAAGAATTTCCATCTAATGAAGAGAACGATCCATATGTTGCGAAGAATTCGCTCGAAGAAACTTCGGTTGTTTCCTCTGCTGATCTACATCAAGCAAGATGGACGAAACTGTTCGATCAGATGGATAAAGCTCTTGCTGAAGAAGAGAAACAATTA GAATGTTGGTTGAACCAAGTAAAAGAAATGCAGATGCATTGTGATCAAGGGCTTACTCATGCTCAGTCAAGCGCAGCTTTCGGCTCACCGCAACTGGGAGAAACCCAAAATGACTCGAG